Proteins co-encoded in one Aethina tumida isolate Nest 87 chromosome 7, icAetTumi1.1, whole genome shotgun sequence genomic window:
- the LOC109606621 gene encoding N-alpha-acetyltransferase 20, producing the protein MTTLRPFTCDDMYKFNNVNLDPLTETYGLSFYMQYLAHWPEYFQVAESPGGEIMGYIMGKAEGHGENWHGHVTALTVSPDFRRLGLAATLMTFLEEVSERKRAYFVDLFVRVSNKVAINMYTNLGYIVYRTVLEYYSGDPDEDAYDMRKACSRDVNQKSVIPLTHPVRPEEVD; encoded by the exons atgacCACCTTAAGGCCTTTTACATGTGATGACATGTACAAATTCAACAATGT aaatttggaCCCGCTTACGGAAACCTACGGCCTTTCGTTTTACATGCAGTACTTGGCTCATTGGCCCGAGTACTTTCAAGTTGCCGAGTCTCCTGGCGGCGAAATTATGGGATACA TTATGGGCAAAGCCGAGGGTCATGGTGAAAATTGGCATGGACATGTAACAGCTCTGACAGTTTCTCCTGATTTTAGAAGACTTGGACTTGCTGCCACATTGATGACTTTCCTTGAGGAAGTTTCAGAAAG aaaacgTGCATATTTTGTGGATCTTTTTGTGAGAGTTAGTAACAAAGTGGCTATAAACATGTACACCAATTTAGGATATATTGTGTATAGAActgttttagaatattattccGGTGATCCTGATGAAGATGCTTATg ATATGAGAAAGGCATGTTCAAGAGACGTCAATCAGAAATCAGTGATACCATTAACTCATCCTGTCAGACCTGAAGAAGTTGACTAA
- the LOC109606620 gene encoding acyl-CoA:lysophosphatidylglycerol acyltransferase 1-like yields the protein MENVQFLIRNWYLVPKGLFRLCFILVNNAYCIPTYVVWMLLLFPLRKVNPDVYWRIEGYFFHWLLAMVSMWSWSAGYDVVEIGDNIAKCMDERTLIIANHQSTGDVPLLMATFNTRKQILPNIMWIMDSLFKYTNFGVVSVLHQDFFIRSGKNSRDKSLQALADHLLESYLPRKRKWMVLFPEGGFLRKRKAVSQKYAEKNQLPRLENVTIPRVGALHIIMNTVGPKSAQNNNLIAKEATLKNAKLEYILDITIAYPKGEPIGLDAIVFGHRPPCQTIVFYRLYNAKSVPEDNVALTEWLMERWVEKERMLEQYYKTGVFPPATSGFGEVPRQPQIVAQDYLRFIIIHVFFIASTYLHLQMFQAAYDYCSYLIY from the exons ATGGAGaacgtacaatttttaataag GAATTGGTACCTAGTACCAAAAGGACTGTTTAGGCTGTGTTTTATATTAGTGAACAATGCATACTGCATACCGACGTACGTCGTTTGGATGCTGCTGCTTTTCCCGTTACGAAAAGTCAATCCGGACGTTTATTGGCGCATTGAGGGTTACTTTTTCCACTGGCTATTAGCCATGGTTTCCATGTGGAGCTGGTCAGCCGGTTATGATG TTGTCGAAATTGGAGACAACATAGCAAAATGCATGGACGAACGTACGCTGATAATAGCGAACCACCAGTCGACCGGAGACGTGCCGCTTTTGATGGCCACATTCAACACCCGCAAACAGATTTTACCCAACATCATGTGGATCATGGACAGCCTGTTCAAATACACAAACTTCGGGGTGGTCAGCGTTCTGCACCAAGATTTCTTCATCCGCTCT GGTAAGAACAGTAGGGACAAGTCACTGCAGGCCCTGGCCGACCACTTACTGGAGTCGTACCTGCCTAGAAAACGGAAGTGGATGGTGCTGTTTCCCGAGGGCGGCTTCCTGCGCAAACGCAAGGCGGTGTCGCAGAAGTATGCGGAGAAGAACCAACTGCCGAGGCTGGAGAACGTGACGATACCCCGGGTGGGTGCGCTGCACATCATCATGAACACAGTCGGCCCCAAGTCGGCCCAGAACAACAACCTGATCGCCAAAGAAGCAACTCTCAAGAACGCCAAGCTGGAGTACATACTGGACATAACGATAGCGTACCCGAAGGGCGAACCGATTGGACTGGATGCCATTGTGTTCGGGCACAGGCCGCCCTGCCAGACCATCGTCTTCTACCGCCTGTACAACGCCAAGTCGGTGCCGGAAGACAACGTCGCCCTCACCGAGTGGCTGATGGAGCGGTGGGTCGAGAAGGAGCGGATGTTGGAGCAATATTACAAGACGGGCGTGTTCCCGCCGGCGACGAGCGGGTTTGGGGAGGTGCCGCGGCAGCCCCAGATCGTGGCCCAGGACTACCTGCGGTTCATCATCATACACGTGTTCTTCATCGCGTCCACGTACCTGCATTTGCAGATGTTCCAGGCGGCGTACGACTATTGCAGCTATCTGATTTATTAG
- the LOC109606622 gene encoding cytochrome b5-like, whose protein sequence is MSEEIKKFSLAEIANNNGKDTDRTWIIYKDSVYDVTDYLEEHPGGGDLITEWAGKDATKAFDDFGHSGDAKREMKKYKIGEVNDDERKQKGKAKSEKTESKGPKVETAPTSTNVNRRSCIAIITCGLCG, encoded by the exons atgagtgaggaaattaaaaagttctCTCTGGCAGAAATCGCCAATAACAACGGAAAGGACACGGATCGCACCTGGATTATTTATAAGGATAGTGTTTATGATGTTACTGATTATTTGGAAGAG CATCCCGGCGGCGGCGACTTGATAACGGAATGGGCGGGAAAGGACGCAACGAAAGCGTTCGACGATTTCGGCCATTCGGGCGACGCAAAAAGGGAAATGAAAAAGTACAAGATCGGCGAAGTGAACGAC GACGAGAGGAAACAGAAAGGAAAGGCGAAGAGTGAAAAAACTGAAAGCAAGGGGCCTAAAGTGGAAACTGCACCAACTAGTACCAATGTCAAcag GAGAAGTTGTATAGCGATTATTACTTGTGGGCTTTGTGGATGA